A window of the Fuscovulum sp. genome harbors these coding sequences:
- a CDS encoding replication-associated recombination protein A — MGDLFDTAPKPNAEGPRPLADRLRPKHLSEVIGQGHVLSPEGPLGAMLAAKSLSSIILWGPPGVGKTTIARLLADETELAFVQISAIFTGVPDLKKVFEQARIRRQNGQGTLLFVDEIHRFNKAQQDGFLPHMEDGTILLVGATTENPSFELNAALLSRSQVIVLERLSLADLERMAQRAEKELGRNLPLTGEAREALLEMADGDGRALLNLVEQVAAWKVDRAMDRAALAQRLMRRAAKYDKSGEEHYNLISALHKSIRGSDPDAALYWFARMLEGGEDPRFLARRLVRMAVEDIGLADPQAQGICIDSWQTYERLGSPEGELALANAVVYLALAPKSNGVYVAYKAARVAARETGSLMPPRHILNAPTKLMKEIGYGSGYAYDHEAEDGFSGQDYFPEGMKRPVFYAPPERGFERELKKRVEYFAKLRGKRQGER; from the coding sequence ATGGGTGATCTGTTTGATACCGCACCAAAGCCGAATGCAGAGGGTCCGCGCCCGCTGGCCGACAGGCTGCGACCAAAGCATCTGTCTGAGGTGATCGGCCAAGGGCATGTGCTTTCGCCTGAGGGGCCTTTGGGGGCGATGCTGGCGGCGAAGAGCCTGTCGTCGATCATCCTTTGGGGGCCGCCGGGGGTGGGCAAGACCACGATCGCGCGGCTGTTGGCGGATGAGACGGAACTCGCCTTTGTGCAGATCAGCGCGATCTTTACCGGGGTGCCGGACCTGAAAAAGGTGTTCGAGCAGGCCCGCATCCGGCGGCAGAACGGGCAGGGGACGTTGCTGTTCGTGGATGAAATCCACCGTTTCAACAAGGCGCAGCAGGATGGATTTCTGCCGCATATGGAGGATGGAACGATCCTTCTGGTCGGGGCCACGACGGAAAATCCAAGCTTCGAGTTGAACGCCGCGCTGCTGAGCCGGTCGCAAGTGATTGTATTGGAACGCCTTTCTCTGGCCGATCTGGAGCGGATGGCGCAGCGGGCAGAGAAGGAATTGGGTCGTAACCTGCCGCTGACGGGTGAGGCGCGTGAGGCGCTTTTGGAGATGGCGGATGGGGATGGGCGGGCGCTGTTGAACCTGGTTGAGCAGGTGGCGGCGTGGAAGGTGGACCGGGCGATGGACCGGGCGGCGCTGGCGCAGCGACTGATGCGGCGGGCGGCGAAGTACGACAAGTCGGGGGAAGAGCATTACAACCTGATCTCGGCCCTGCACAAATCCATTCGGGGGTCGGACCCGGATGCCGCGTTGTATTGGTTCGCGCGGATGCTGGAAGGGGGGGAAGACCCCCGCTTTCTGGCGCGGCGGCTGGTCAGGATGGCGGTGGAGGATATTGGTCTGGCAGACCCGCAGGCGCAGGGCATTTGCATCGACAGCTGGCAGACCTATGAGCGGCTGGGGTCGCCCGAGGGCGAGTTGGCCTTGGCAAATGCTGTTGTTTATCTGGCACTTGCGCCGAAATCGAACGGGGTCTACGTGGCCTATAAGGCGGCACGGGTGGCGGCGCGCGAGACCGGCAGCCTGATGCCGCCGCGCCATATCCTGAACGCGCCGACCAAGCTGATGAAAGAGATCGGCTATGGATCGGGCTATGCCTATGACCATGAGGCGGAGGATGGGTTTTCGGGGCAGGATTATTTCCCCGAAGGCATGAAGCGCCCGGTCTTTTATGCGCCGCCCGAACGGGGGTTCGAGCGCGAGTTGAAGAAGCGGGTGGAGTATTTCGCCAAGCTGCGCGGAAAGCGGCAGGGCGAGCGTTAA
- the crcB gene encoding fluoride efflux transporter CrcB, giving the protein MITTLLHVAAGGAIGAVLRYLTNVSAGRLFGPGFPVGTVIVNVAGCFAMGVIVTVLAKKGGNHLAPFLMTGVLGGFTTFSAFSLDALTLWERGQHGVAAIYVLGSVILSLAGIVAGLTLARSLT; this is encoded by the coding sequence ATGATCACGACCCTTCTTCATGTGGCCGCAGGTGGGGCCATCGGCGCGGTCCTGCGCTATCTGACCAATGTCAGCGCGGGCCGCCTTTTCGGCCCCGGTTTCCCGGTGGGGACGGTGATCGTGAACGTCGCGGGCTGTTTTGCGATGGGTGTGATCGTCACGGTTCTGGCGAAGAAGGGGGGCAATCATCTGGCGCCCTTTCTGATGACCGGGGTGCTGGGCGGGTTCACCACCTTTTCGGCCTTTTCGCTGGATGCCCTGACCCTGTGGGAGCGGGGGCAGCATGGGGTGGCAGCCATCTATGTGCTTGGTTCGGTTATCCTGTCGCTGGCAGGGATCGTGGCGGGCCTGACCCTTGCACGGAGCCTGACATGA
- a CDS encoding Do family serine endopeptidase, whose amino-acid sequence MIRNLCLVIALVCAVPAYAQTVVPETQGQIALSFAPVVKAAAPAVVNIYATRIVQERRSPFADDPFFNQFFEALGPTQPRVQNSLGSGVIVSAGGIVVSNYHVVGQATEIRVVLNDRREFAADVILGDEASDLAVLRLRDAEGLPFLPLRNSDELEVGDLVLAIGNPFGVGQTVSSGIVSGLARSALQVADGRGYFIQTDAAINPGNSGGALVDMQGRLVGINTAILTQGGGSNGIGFAIPANLVQSIVAQADAGAARFARPWAGVTGQAMDAALAEGLGLARPDGVLVSELHPQSPFAAAGLQVGDVILSLGGEPTNTPQEVMFRLSALGVGADAELVWLRDGAEQRAMMRLAPAPDDPPRDQTTVVEDVSLRGLTVVQINPAVMEELNLPMQAEGVAVVQAEDLAERAGFQPGDVVLGINGVPVTTPADVVALAGMDARVWVIDLIRGGQPLRLRFRF is encoded by the coding sequence ATGATCCGCAACCTTTGCCTTGTGATCGCGCTTGTCTGTGCGGTGCCCGCCTATGCCCAGACGGTTGTTCCGGAAACGCAGGGCCAGATCGCCCTGTCCTTTGCCCCGGTCGTCAAGGCGGCGGCCCCTGCGGTGGTGAACATTTACGCGACCCGGATCGTGCAGGAACGCCGATCCCCTTTTGCCGATGACCCGTTCTTCAACCAGTTCTTCGAGGCGCTGGGGCCAACCCAGCCCCGGGTGCAGAATTCGCTGGGGTCGGGGGTGATAGTCAGCGCGGGCGGGATTGTGGTGTCGAACTATCACGTCGTGGGGCAGGCGACCGAGATTCGCGTCGTGCTGAATGACCGGCGCGAGTTCGCGGCGGATGTGATTCTGGGCGATGAAGCAAGCGATCTGGCCGTTCTGCGCCTGCGCGATGCAGAGGGATTGCCCTTCTTGCCCCTGCGCAATTCGGATGAATTGGAAGTGGGCGATCTGGTGCTGGCCATCGGCAACCCGTTCGGGGTGGGGCAGACGGTATCATCGGGGATCGTGTCCGGTCTGGCACGGTCGGCGTTGCAGGTGGCGGATGGACGCGGGTATTTCATTCAGACCGATGCCGCGATCAACCCCGGCAATTCCGGCGGGGCGTTGGTGGATATGCAGGGGCGGCTGGTGGGGATCAACACCGCGATCCTAACGCAGGGTGGCGGATCGAACGGGATCGGTTTCGCGATTCCGGCCAATCTGGTGCAAAGCATCGTTGCACAGGCCGATGCAGGGGCCGCGCGTTTTGCCCGGCCCTGGGCTGGGGTGACGGGGCAGGCGATGGATGCGGCACTGGCCGAGGGGCTGGGTCTGGCGCGGCCGGATGGGGTGCTGGTGTCAGAGCTGCATCCGCAAAGCCCCTTTGCAGCAGCGGGGTTGCAGGTTGGAGATGTGATCCTGTCGCTGGGCGGTGAGCCGACCAACACGCCGCAAGAGGTCATGTTCCGTCTGTCGGCGCTGGGGGTGGGAGCGGATGCCGAATTGGTCTGGCTGCGCGACGGGGCAGAGCAGCGCGCGATGATGCGGCTGGCCCCCGCGCCCGACGATCCGCCGCGTGACCAGACGACGGTGGTGGAGGATGTGTCGCTGCGTGGGCTGACGGTGGTGCAGATCAACCCGGCGGTGATGGAGGAGTTGAACCTGCCCATGCAAGCCGAGGGCGTGGCGGTGGTGCAGGCCGAAGACCTTGCCGAACGGGCGGGGTTTCAGCCGGGGGATGTGGTTCTTGGGATCAACGGGGTGCCGGTGACAACGCCTGCGGATGTGGTCGCGCTGGCGGGGATGGACGCGCGGGTCTGGGTGATCGACCTGATCCGCGGCGGGCAGCCGCTGCGGTTGCGGTTCCGCTTCTGA